The following are from one region of the Methanomassiliicoccales archaeon LGM-DZ1 genome:
- the ileS gene encoding isoleucine--tRNA ligase, translated as MIKQIQASYSAPKAEKDVQELWASEHAYEKTKELREHGPAFYFLDGPPYTTGSIHLGTAMNKTVKDILIRYWRMNGYNVRDQPGFDMHGLPIEVQVEKKIGVHSKKQITDEIGIDKFVTTCQDFAYGLHASMTDAFKRLGVWMDWDHPYQTLKLDYMESAWWTAQQAFRKGLLKDSSRVVTWCPRCETALAEAEIDYWDETDPSVMVRFPLADGSGTSLLIWTTTPWTLPSNVAVAVHPDETYARVLMKAEDGRSETVIIMKCQAEFVMQKGGYTSFEILGEMQGKDLVGTGYVPPFEIGDCLKRTDYTYKVVTADYVEKDNTGLVHTATGFGPDDFETGRRFGIPAFCPVDESGRFTQDFPMMAGKKVRTCNDEVIKYLQEKDILYNTSKIKHRYGHCWRCKTPIIYRNTRQWFIEVPKVKDTMLSEIDRVKWTPEWAGAAREKNWVEGARDWCVSRQRFWGIPLPIWECSCGEKKVVGQYDELKEGEGYTEGMDTHRPWIDGVTFKCPKCGGTMRRIPDVMDVWFDSGVAAWADLGYPHRKEEFQKWWPPKFIVEAQDQTRGWFYTQLAAGVVSFGRAPYDEVMMHGWMLDSKGRKMSKSLGNVVTPEEVIDQYGADALRFYMIMVNAPWEDTSFQKTGPKDAWKVLNTFWNVINFAAMYMSMDGYDPAEHSLESIMPHLRNEDKWMLSRTEKMKAAVTEGIESRELQKVVRALSDYIMEDLSRWYLHLIRDRSWDEESSEDKTASYFMLHRSIMSAAIALAPVCPHISEIAYGAMDGKKLTVHMEDWPKPDMSLVNEDLEHSMSLIQNIIETVAAERAKTGSKLRWPLKAVYVRGADEKVNSLVKVFDSVLAQQGNIKSIDYLPPNGEVVGKSDIEPVPFSEGELFIDFEITPEIEAEGYARELIRRIQQMRKDMKLNVEDYINVDVKAEPRLTALFETWKDHIMSEVRAKQIVFTDEPAGESVKDWDITGKNVTIGVASTRI; from the coding sequence ATGATAAAGCAGATCCAGGCCAGTTATTCCGCCCCCAAGGCGGAGAAGGACGTCCAGGAGCTCTGGGCGTCGGAGCATGCATACGAGAAGACCAAGGAACTGAGGGAGCACGGACCGGCGTTCTACTTCCTCGACGGCCCCCCTTACACGACGGGATCGATCCACCTCGGGACGGCGATGAACAAGACGGTCAAGGACATCCTCATCCGCTACTGGAGGATGAACGGCTACAATGTCCGCGACCAGCCCGGGTTCGACATGCACGGCCTCCCCATCGAGGTCCAGGTCGAGAAGAAGATCGGGGTCCACTCCAAGAAGCAGATCACCGACGAGATCGGCATAGACAAGTTCGTCACGACCTGCCAGGACTTCGCCTACGGGCTGCATGCCAGCATGACCGACGCGTTCAAGAGGCTGGGGGTCTGGATGGACTGGGACCACCCCTATCAGACCCTGAAGCTCGATTACATGGAGTCCGCCTGGTGGACCGCCCAGCAGGCGTTCAGGAAAGGGCTGCTGAAGGACTCGTCCAGGGTCGTCACCTGGTGCCCCCGCTGCGAGACCGCCCTCGCCGAGGCCGAGATAGACTACTGGGACGAGACCGACCCCTCCGTGATGGTCAGGTTCCCCCTGGCCGACGGGAGCGGGACGTCGCTCCTAATCTGGACCACCACCCCCTGGACCCTGCCCTCCAACGTGGCCGTGGCCGTCCACCCGGACGAGACCTACGCCAGGGTCCTCATGAAAGCGGAAGACGGCAGGTCCGAGACCGTCATCATAATGAAGTGCCAGGCGGAGTTCGTCATGCAGAAGGGAGGCTACACCTCCTTCGAGATCCTCGGCGAGATGCAGGGGAAGGACCTGGTCGGCACCGGCTACGTCCCGCCCTTCGAGATCGGGGACTGCCTGAAGAGGACCGACTACACCTACAAGGTCGTCACCGCCGATTACGTCGAGAAGGACAACACCGGGCTGGTCCACACCGCGACCGGGTTCGGTCCCGACGACTTCGAGACCGGCAGGAGGTTCGGCATACCCGCGTTCTGCCCGGTGGACGAGTCCGGGAGGTTCACGCAGGACTTCCCGATGATGGCCGGCAAGAAGGTCCGCACCTGCAACGACGAGGTCATCAAATACCTGCAGGAGAAGGACATCCTCTACAACACCTCCAAGATCAAGCACAGGTACGGCCACTGCTGGAGATGCAAGACCCCTATAATCTACAGGAACACCCGCCAGTGGTTCATCGAGGTCCCCAAGGTGAAGGACACCATGCTCTCCGAGATCGACCGCGTCAAATGGACCCCCGAGTGGGCCGGCGCCGCCAGGGAGAAGAACTGGGTGGAGGGCGCCCGCGACTGGTGCGTCTCGAGGCAGAGGTTCTGGGGCATCCCCCTCCCCATCTGGGAATGCTCCTGCGGCGAGAAGAAGGTCGTCGGCCAGTACGACGAGTTGAAGGAAGGCGAGGGGTACACCGAGGGCATGGACACCCACCGCCCCTGGATCGACGGCGTGACCTTCAAGTGCCCCAAGTGCGGCGGCACCATGCGCAGGATCCCCGACGTCATGGACGTCTGGTTCGATTCCGGCGTCGCAGCATGGGCGGACCTCGGTTACCCCCACAGGAAGGAGGAGTTCCAGAAATGGTGGCCCCCGAAGTTCATCGTCGAGGCCCAGGACCAGACCCGCGGATGGTTCTACACCCAGCTGGCGGCCGGCGTCGTCTCCTTCGGGCGCGCCCCGTACGACGAGGTGATGATGCACGGGTGGATGCTCGATTCCAAGGGCAGGAAGATGTCCAAGTCCCTCGGTAACGTCGTCACCCCCGAGGAGGTCATCGACCAGTACGGCGCCGACGCCCTCAGGTTCTACATGATCATGGTCAACGCCCCCTGGGAGGACACCTCCTTCCAGAAGACCGGCCCCAAGGACGCCTGGAAGGTGCTCAACACCTTCTGGAACGTCATCAACTTCGCGGCCATGTACATGTCCATGGACGGGTACGACCCCGCTGAGCACAGCCTCGAGAGCATCATGCCCCACCTCAGGAACGAGGACAAATGGATGCTCTCCAGGACGGAGAAGATGAAGGCGGCCGTGACCGAGGGCATCGAGAGCAGGGAGCTCCAGAAGGTCGTCCGTGCGCTGTCCGACTACATCATGGAGGACCTCTCCCGCTGGTACCTGCACCTGATAAGGGACAGGAGCTGGGACGAGGAGAGCTCGGAGGACAAGACCGCCTCCTACTTCATGCTCCACCGCTCGATCATGAGCGCGGCCATAGCCCTCGCCCCTGTCTGCCCGCACATCTCGGAGATCGCTTACGGCGCCATGGACGGGAAGAAGCTCACCGTCCACATGGAGGACTGGCCCAAGCCCGACATGAGCCTGGTGAACGAGGACCTCGAGCACAGCATGTCCCTGATCCAGAACATCATCGAGACCGTCGCGGCCGAGAGGGCCAAGACCGGGTCCAAGCTCAGGTGGCCGCTGAAGGCGGTCTACGTCCGCGGGGCCGACGAGAAGGTCAACTCGCTCGTGAAGGTCTTCGATTCTGTCCTGGCGCAGCAGGGCAACATCAAGAGCATCGATTACCTCCCGCCCAACGGAGAGGTCGTCGGCAAGAGCGATATCGAGCCGGTGCCGTTCTCGGAAGGGGAGCTCTTCATCGATTTCGAGATCACTCCCGAGATCGAGGCCGAGGGATACGCCCGCGAGCTGATCAGGAGGATCCAGCAGATGAGGAAGGACATGAAGCTGAACGTCGAGGACTACATCAACGTCGACGTGAAGGCCGAGCCCCGCCTCACCGCCCTGTTCGAGACCTGGAAGGACCATATCATGTCCGAGGTGCGCGCCAAGCAGATCGTCTTCACCGACGAGCCCGCCGGCGAGTCCGTCAAGGACTGGGACATCACCGGGAAGAACGTCACCATCGGAGTGGCGTCCACCAGGATCTGA
- a CDS encoding DUF126 domain-containing protein, which translates to MIMKGRAISPGFAEGTAVTYPEAFSFLGGVDGSTGDLHVRDGNIAGRVFMFPNGKGSTVGSYVVYDLMVHGKAPLALVNRSAETIVTTGAVISSVPMVDGIDVSLFRDGDEVAVDGSRGYVELKGVELRHTVSSVLVCGGKVLYLKRPEHAHSFPGKISLVSGSVERGETPEEAARREISEETGISVGFPDAAGEEILVREGNTVWDVHPFLYRVASEDVKLNGENVSYKWAESGSIPEEELVDGVGGIVGALLHKAV; encoded by the coding sequence ATGATCATGAAGGGCAGGGCGATATCCCCCGGCTTCGCCGAGGGCACCGCTGTGACCTATCCGGAGGCGTTCAGCTTCCTGGGCGGCGTGGACGGCTCCACCGGGGACCTGCATGTCAGAGACGGGAACATCGCCGGCAGGGTGTTCATGTTCCCGAACGGGAAGGGGTCCACCGTCGGATCGTACGTTGTCTACGACCTCATGGTCCACGGGAAGGCGCCTCTGGCACTTGTGAACAGGAGCGCCGAGACCATCGTCACCACCGGGGCGGTCATCTCGTCCGTGCCCATGGTCGACGGTATCGACGTCTCCCTCTTCCGCGACGGCGATGAGGTTGCCGTCGACGGGTCCCGCGGGTACGTGGAGCTGAAGGGCGTGGAGCTCAGGCACACCGTCTCCTCCGTCCTCGTCTGCGGCGGGAAGGTGCTGTACCTGAAGAGGCCGGAGCATGCGCACTCGTTCCCCGGGAAGATTTCCCTCGTGTCGGGCAGCGTCGAGAGGGGGGAGACCCCCGAGGAGGCCGCCCGCAGGGAGATCTCCGAGGAGACCGGGATCTCCGTCGGGTTCCCGGACGCCGCCGGAGAGGAGATCCTCGTGAGGGAGGGGAACACCGTTTGGGACGTGCATCCGTTCCTCTACAGGGTCGCCTCGGAGGATGTGAAACTGAACGGCGAGAACGTCTCTTACAAATGGGCGGAGTCCGGCAGCATCCCGGAAGAGGAGCTCGTCGACGGGGTCGGCGGCATAGTCGGGGCTTTGCTGCATAAGGCCGTTTGA
- a CDS encoding aconitase X catalytic domain-containing protein — MILTDEEQAVLDGEKGAGFQKAMELVVALGKVYGAESLVDIASAHLSGASYKTIGDGGLKYLSDLAAGGAKVSVPSTLNPVGMDRGRWKEMHISPEFAEKQLEIIDLYGKMGIRKTCSCTPYLGDNVPKKGQHIAWAESSALSVANSYFGARTNREGGPGALAAAIIGKTANYGLHLDANRRPTKVIDVSDFGGSVFDYSLLGQAVGMEMGRGVPYFRGLRDIAIEDAKTLSAAMAAAGSVALWHAEGCTPEAKDGLDISGLEHISIGKEEMKAAYDKLNTADDVQLIALGCPHLSPKEMHDIASMLKGKKKRNRDTEIWFCTSESVREQCAEDVKVMEEFGPVLADTCMVVAPIEGTFRRTATNSAKAGNYLPTLCSQKVMFADIPDLLKVIE, encoded by the coding sequence ATGATACTGACGGATGAGGAGCAGGCCGTCCTGGACGGCGAGAAGGGCGCCGGCTTCCAGAAGGCCATGGAGCTGGTCGTGGCCCTGGGCAAGGTCTACGGCGCGGAGAGCCTCGTGGACATCGCATCCGCCCATCTTTCGGGCGCATCCTACAAGACGATCGGCGACGGCGGGCTGAAGTACCTCTCCGACCTTGCCGCCGGAGGGGCCAAGGTCTCAGTTCCCTCGACCCTCAACCCGGTCGGCATGGACCGCGGGCGCTGGAAGGAGATGCACATCTCCCCCGAGTTCGCGGAGAAGCAGCTGGAGATCATCGACCTGTACGGGAAGATGGGGATAAGGAAGACCTGCTCCTGCACCCCGTACCTCGGCGACAACGTCCCGAAGAAAGGGCAGCACATCGCCTGGGCGGAGTCCTCTGCCCTCTCTGTCGCCAATTCGTATTTCGGAGCCAGGACCAACCGCGAAGGCGGGCCGGGCGCCCTGGCCGCCGCCATTATCGGCAAGACCGCCAACTACGGCCTCCATCTCGACGCCAACAGGAGACCGACCAAGGTCATAGACGTCTCGGACTTCGGGGGATCGGTGTTCGATTATTCCCTTCTGGGACAGGCAGTAGGGATGGAGATGGGCCGCGGGGTCCCTTACTTCCGCGGGCTCAGGGACATCGCGATCGAGGACGCCAAAACCCTCTCGGCGGCCATGGCGGCCGCCGGTTCCGTGGCGCTCTGGCATGCCGAGGGATGCACCCCCGAGGCTAAGGACGGTCTCGACATCTCCGGCCTGGAGCACATCAGCATAGGGAAGGAAGAGATGAAGGCCGCGTACGACAAGTTGAACACCGCGGACGATGTCCAGCTGATCGCGCTGGGATGCCCCCACCTCTCTCCCAAGGAGATGCACGACATAGCGTCGATGCTCAAGGGGAAGAAGAAGAGGAACAGGGACACGGAGATCTGGTTCTGCACCTCGGAATCCGTGCGCGAGCAGTGCGCCGAGGACGTGAAGGTGATGGAGGAGTTCGGCCCCGTCCTGGCGGACACCTGCATGGTGGTGGCGCCCATCGAGGGCACCTTCCGGAGGACGGCCACCAATTCCGCCAAGGCCGGCAACTACCTGCCCACCCTCTGCTCCCAGAAGGTCATGTTCGCTGATATCCCCGACTTGCTGAAGGTGATAGAATGA
- a CDS encoding MFS transporter — MSGRQWLPLIGIALSVFIFNMSEFMPIGLLTAISDDFSISESKAGLIISVYAWAVAILSLPIMLLLRKMEYRRMLLMTVVLFAVFQFMSGISTSYWMLMASRLGVAVAHSVFWSIAAPLAVRVVDREHQKVALSLIATGTSLAMVIGLPLGRVIGLALGWRMAFIAMALAAAAVLVMLAIVFPRVENPGTFTVRRLPEIFRNRVLMGIYLVIAVYVTGYYTAYSYIEPFMLQTAGMSENMITAALIIFGLAGLIGSVLFTKKYGSARYAFIMSALTFSSLSMLALAAAAELEIAVLLLVILWGMSHTMFNISFQNETLHASQQDSAAIAMSLQSGIYNVGIAMGSILGGAVTDNLSVGDIGYVGGILGMAAALFTAVVLIAAMKRRDASGAAGA, encoded by the coding sequence ATGAGCGGCAGGCAGTGGCTACCGCTGATCGGCATCGCCCTCAGCGTTTTCATCTTCAATATGTCCGAGTTCATGCCCATCGGGCTGCTCACGGCCATTTCGGATGATTTCAGCATCTCGGAATCAAAGGCCGGGCTCATCATCTCCGTCTACGCCTGGGCCGTCGCCATCCTGTCGCTCCCGATCATGCTCCTCCTCAGGAAGATGGAGTACCGCAGGATGCTCCTGATGACGGTGGTCCTCTTCGCCGTCTTCCAGTTCATGTCAGGCATCTCAACGTCCTATTGGATGCTGATGGCGTCCCGTCTCGGAGTGGCCGTGGCGCATTCAGTGTTCTGGTCGATCGCGGCCCCGCTGGCGGTCAGGGTGGTGGACAGGGAGCATCAGAAGGTGGCGCTGAGCCTGATCGCCACCGGCACCTCTCTCGCGATGGTCATCGGCCTGCCCCTGGGAAGGGTCATAGGGCTCGCGCTGGGGTGGAGGATGGCGTTCATCGCCATGGCGCTGGCGGCAGCGGCGGTCCTAGTCATGCTGGCCATCGTCTTCCCAAGGGTGGAGAACCCCGGAACCTTCACCGTCAGGCGGCTTCCGGAGATATTCAGGAACCGTGTCCTGATGGGGATATACCTGGTCATCGCGGTCTACGTCACCGGCTATTACACTGCGTACAGCTACATCGAGCCCTTCATGCTCCAGACCGCAGGCATGTCGGAGAACATGATCACCGCCGCGCTCATCATCTTCGGGCTCGCCGGCCTGATCGGGAGCGTTCTCTTCACCAAGAAGTACGGCTCCGCGAGGTATGCCTTCATAATGTCCGCGCTGACGTTCTCGTCGCTGTCGATGCTGGCTCTCGCTGCCGCCGCGGAACTCGAGATCGCGGTGCTCCTGCTGGTGATCCTTTGGGGGATGTCCCACACCATGTTCAACATCTCCTTCCAGAACGAGACCCTGCATGCCTCCCAGCAGGACTCCGCCGCCATCGCCATGTCTCTCCAGTCCGGGATATACAATGTAGGGATTGCCATGGGCTCGATCCTGGGCGGGGCGGTCACTGACAATCTGTCTGTCGGCGACATCGGGTATGTGGGAGGCATCCTCGGCATGGCCGCGGCGCTGTTCACCGCCGTTGTGCTCATCGCGGCCATGAAGCGCCGCGATGCTTCAGGCGCGGCCGGGGCGTGA
- a CDS encoding AAA family ATPase — protein MAQRASNNGNTMLRKFSVENYKNFCDKAVLDFTAVRDYSFSKDCIRNGLLDKAVLIGKNGSGKTNLGFALFDIVYTLTDNQSEIHQTDEQSFINGDSRGNEAAFCYEFQHGDSIIEYSYRKSSPFKITYEKLAVGGKTVFEIEDAKLTSLDAQLMSAIGAGDLQFSAYGGSLAFFRYVAHNTPQSPESPVYWITDFVRRMLYFRSVQDGNVYIGLTKGQESLDQYLIENNLVDDFQRFLNDTAGFEMKLSTVDTEAMPSIVVQRFRKKPVLLSAVASSGTKALELYYYWSRRFDDASFIFIDEFDAFYHYELAENMLRNVLKIRSAQIVLTTHNTGLVGNDLLRPDCYLMIDDGQIRSFSGSTGREIRKGHNLEKMLRKGEFDGGDNPVHNRSGERATIPEKNMS, from the coding sequence ATGGCACAGCGTGCATCGAACAATGGAAACACCATGCTCAGGAAGTTCTCTGTGGAGAACTACAAGAACTTCTGCGATAAGGCCGTCCTCGATTTCACTGCTGTCAGAGACTATTCGTTCAGCAAAGACTGCATCAGGAACGGCCTCCTCGACAAGGCGGTCCTGATCGGGAAAAACGGCAGCGGAAAGACCAACCTCGGTTTCGCACTTTTCGATATAGTCTACACTCTGACCGACAATCAGTCTGAGATCCATCAAACTGATGAGCAAAGCTTCATCAACGGCGACAGCAGAGGGAACGAAGCCGCATTCTGCTATGAGTTCCAGCACGGCGATTCGATCATTGAATACTCCTACAGGAAATCCTCTCCGTTCAAGATCACATATGAAAAGTTAGCAGTCGGCGGGAAAACTGTCTTTGAGATAGAAGATGCAAAACTTACATCCCTGGATGCCCAACTGATGAGTGCGATCGGCGCCGGAGATCTTCAGTTCTCCGCATACGGCGGTTCGCTCGCATTCTTCAGGTACGTGGCCCACAATACGCCGCAGTCTCCTGAATCTCCGGTGTATTGGATAACCGATTTCGTCAGGAGGATGCTGTATTTCAGGTCTGTACAGGACGGAAACGTCTACATCGGCCTGACCAAGGGGCAGGAATCGTTGGACCAGTATCTGATAGAGAACAACTTGGTCGATGATTTTCAGAGATTCCTGAACGATACTGCAGGCTTTGAAATGAAGCTGTCGACAGTGGATACTGAGGCCATGCCGAGCATAGTCGTTCAGAGATTCCGCAAAAAGCCAGTGCTGCTGAGCGCCGTGGCATCAAGCGGAACCAAGGCCCTCGAGCTCTACTACTATTGGAGCAGAAGATTCGATGATGCGTCATTCATATTCATTGACGAGTTCGATGCGTTCTACCATTACGAACTTGCAGAGAATATGCTGAGGAACGTACTGAAGATAAGATCTGCCCAGATAGTTCTGACGACTCACAATACAGGCTTGGTAGGAAACGATCTCCTTAGGCCGGACTGCTATCTGATGATCGATGACGGACAGATAAGATCGTTTTCCGGATCGACAGGCCGCGAGATCCGCAAAGGGCACAATCTGGAGAAGATGCTCCGTAAGGGAGAGTTCGATGGCGGAGATAATCCTGTTCATAATCGAAGTGGAGAGCGAGCCACGATTCCTGAAAAAAACATGAGTTAA
- a CDS encoding IS1634 family transposase has product MPEIYYVQRGNRKYAYRSTSVYEPGSKYPKTVNEYIGILDEESGKIIPKKNRARTDSFLSDEDITGKRFGGSHMLKSISERIGLREDLFYCFGPEGDRILACAVAQALSGGPFSSVEDTVDGCLIGEMLGLEGRFSSPRLSEFTKFLGESLGSLENLFERRLARAEGTLTFDLTSVSSHSRMREWAEWGYNRDKEKMKQLNFGLVTDKSGIPVMFELYPGSIPDLRTLERTVERVGELKEGDCSLIMDRGFGSASNLKYLLEKEVSFVIPGKKATRCVKALLSRLVKEKHHADSLRLHDEHTYSVLESEVAIVPRAEPETEDEDSNDTAEYELILPEDPRFADAPENMRMKAYACYDRQKAAEDADTVYKAILDIEKRLSETNPYTAVKEAKRLAGPYAKYFDLSVDGEGKLRIERRKNAMSFSMNRNGMFVMFCKGIEDWEDMMSCYDCRTYVEQAFDVMKNELDGNRFRTKDPQTAKGRLLIKFVALILWCTMAKELRDSRHGEPVRTVLQSMDNILAIGKKGEWRVLEITKRNRRFMDDLKVPHPPKTLVLKPYTYIPESALADS; this is encoded by the coding sequence ATGCCCGAAATATATTACGTTCAGAGGGGTAACAGGAAATATGCTTACAGAAGCACCTCTGTGTACGAGCCAGGAAGCAAGTATCCGAAGACCGTGAATGAATATATCGGGATTCTTGACGAAGAGAGCGGAAAAATAATTCCCAAGAAAAATCGTGCTCGGACGGATTCTTTCCTGTCGGATGAGGACATAACCGGGAAGAGATTCGGGGGTTCGCATATGCTCAAGAGCATATCTGAACGCATCGGGCTGAGGGAGGATCTCTTCTATTGTTTCGGTCCTGAAGGGGACCGGATACTCGCCTGTGCCGTGGCACAGGCATTATCCGGAGGACCGTTCTCGTCCGTGGAGGATACCGTCGACGGCTGCCTGATCGGGGAGATGCTGGGGCTGGAAGGGAGATTCTCCTCTCCCAGATTGTCGGAATTCACAAAGTTCCTGGGAGAGAGCCTGGGCAGCCTCGAGAACCTGTTCGAAAGGAGACTGGCAAGGGCCGAAGGCACTCTGACATTCGATCTAACATCGGTTTCCAGCCACAGCAGGATGAGGGAATGGGCGGAATGGGGATACAACCGCGATAAAGAGAAGATGAAACAGCTGAACTTCGGACTTGTCACCGACAAGTCCGGCATACCGGTGATGTTCGAACTGTATCCGGGGTCGATTCCCGATCTAAGGACACTGGAAAGGACGGTGGAACGTGTGGGGGAACTGAAGGAAGGCGATTGTTCTCTCATCATGGACAGGGGATTCGGTTCCGCATCCAATCTGAAGTATCTGCTGGAGAAGGAGGTATCCTTCGTGATCCCCGGGAAGAAGGCAACCAGGTGTGTTAAGGCCCTCCTTTCCAGACTCGTGAAGGAGAAGCACCATGCCGATTCGCTGAGGCTGCATGATGAACATACATATTCCGTGCTGGAATCGGAAGTGGCCATAGTCCCCAGAGCGGAACCCGAAACGGAGGATGAGGACTCCAATGATACTGCGGAATACGAACTCATCCTGCCGGAGGATCCGCGTTTCGCGGATGCTCCGGAGAACATGAGGATGAAGGCGTATGCCTGCTACGACAGGCAGAAGGCGGCAGAGGATGCGGATACGGTGTACAAAGCGATCCTGGACATAGAGAAGAGATTGTCCGAGACCAATCCGTACACGGCGGTGAAGGAAGCGAAGAGACTCGCGGGACCGTATGCGAAATACTTCGACCTGAGCGTGGATGGGGAAGGGAAACTCAGGATAGAGCGCAGGAAGAATGCCATGTCGTTCTCCATGAACCGCAACGGCATGTTCGTGATGTTCTGCAAAGGGATAGAGGATTGGGAGGACATGATGTCCTGCTACGACTGCAGGACATATGTGGAACAAGCATTCGATGTGATGAAGAACGAATTGGACGGGAACAGGTTCAGGACTAAGGATCCGCAGACGGCCAAGGGCCGTCTGCTGATCAAGTTCGTTGCTCTGATATTATGGTGCACCATGGCGAAAGAGCTTCGGGACAGCAGGCACGGGGAACCCGTGCGGACCGTCCTCCAGTCCATGGACAACATACTGGCAATCGGAAAGAAGGGGGAATGGAGGGTATTGGAGATCACCAAACGGAACCGCAGGTTCATGGATGATCTCAAGGTGCCGCATCCGCCAAAGACCCTGGTCCTGAAACCGTACACTTACATTCCGGAATCAGCTTTGGCGGATTCCTGA